The Iamia majanohamensis genome window below encodes:
- a CDS encoding ATP-binding protein yields MSDQPSDEITLTLPAAPEFVRIARLTGAGLATRAGMGYDEVEDLRIAVGEACSLLIGSGQRPGTLTLTFTLAADAISVEIVGTLEGAPPTDEDTELSDQILAAVVDDHRVDAPADRVWVTKRHDTDPTPA; encoded by the coding sequence ATGAGCGACCAGCCCTCCGACGAGATCACCCTCACCCTCCCGGCCGCCCCCGAGTTCGTGCGCATCGCCCGGCTCACCGGGGCCGGCCTCGCCACCCGGGCGGGCATGGGCTACGACGAGGTCGAGGACCTCCGCATCGCGGTGGGCGAGGCCTGCTCCCTGCTGATCGGCTCGGGGCAGCGGCCGGGCACCCTCACCCTCACCTTCACCCTCGCCGCCGACGCCATCTCGGTGGAGATCGTCGGCACCCTCGAGGGCGCCCCCCCGACCGACGAGGACACCGAGCTCTCGGACCAGATCCTCGCCGCCGTCGTCGACGACCACCGCGTCGACGCCCCCGCCGACCGGGTCTGGGTGACCAAGCGCCACGACACCGACCCGACCCCGGCATGA
- a CDS encoding ATP-binding protein, whose translation MMTAAPPPPAGLVAASPHPHHVLVATELLSSLEAAGQARRVVRDLLTQGRRPELVETACLLTSELVANAVTHAGAPVELVADLDRTRLAVEVIDTSSTDPKVGRPAPLATSGRGLELVDRLADSWGVTHVRPGKSVWFALGTAPGERVAGRVPFP comes from the coding sequence ATGATGACGGCGGCTCCTCCTCCCCCGGCCGGGCTCGTCGCGGCCTCGCCGCACCCCCACCACGTCCTCGTGGCCACCGAGCTGCTGAGCAGCCTCGAGGCCGCCGGCCAGGCCCGGCGGGTGGTGCGCGACCTGCTCACCCAGGGCCGCCGGCCCGAGCTGGTGGAGACCGCCTGCCTCCTCACCAGCGAGCTGGTGGCCAACGCCGTCACCCACGCCGGCGCGCCGGTGGAGCTGGTGGCCGACCTCGACCGGACCCGCCTGGCCGTCGAGGTCATCGACACCTCCTCCACCGACCCCAAGGTGGGGCGGCCCGCCCCCCTCGCCACCAGCGGGCGGGGCCTGGAGCTGGTCGACCGGCTGGCCGACTCGTGGGGCGTCACCCACGTCCGGCCGGGCAAGTCGGTGTGGTTCGCGCTGGGCACCGCCCCCGGCGAGCGGGTGGCGGGACGGGTGCCCTTCCCCTGA
- the xseB gene encoding exodeoxyribonuclease VII small subunit: MADPGAPTDDPGGPEPAGYAEAMAELEAILTEIEDDAVDVDVLTRKVARAARLIRWCRGRIDGARVDVERIVADLDPDADPPAEGP, translated from the coding sequence ATGGCTGACCCCGGAGCGCCCACCGACGACCCCGGCGGCCCCGAGCCGGCCGGCTACGCCGAGGCCATGGCCGAGCTGGAGGCCATCCTCACCGAGATCGAGGACGACGCCGTCGACGTCGACGTGCTCACCCGCAAGGTGGCCCGGGCGGCCCGCCTCATCCGGTGGTGCCGGGGCCGCATCGACGGGGCCCGGGTCGACGTGGAGCGCATCGTGGCCGACCTCGACCCCGACGCCGACCCGCCCGCCGAGGGCCCCTGA